A window of the Lolium perenne isolate Kyuss_39 chromosome 7, Kyuss_2.0, whole genome shotgun sequence genome harbors these coding sequences:
- the LOC127311324 gene encoding early nodulin-93-like — protein sequence MSTVTRAYLDQRLAVAKRCSREAAMAGAKAAAVATVAAAVPTLASVRMLPWARAHLNPTGQALIISTVAGMAYFIVADKTILSMARKHSFEGAPDHLKNTSFQ from the exons ATGTCGACGGTGACCCGCGCCTACCTCGACCAGAGGCTCGCCGTCGCCAAGCGCTGCTCCAGAG AGGCTGCCATGGCGGGAGCCAAGGCGGcggccgtcgccaccgtcgcagccGCAGTTCCCACG CTAGCGAGCGTGAGGATGCTGCCGTGGGCGAGGGCGCACCTCAACCCTACCGGCCAGGCGCTCATCATCTCCACCGTCGCCGGGATGGCATACTTCATCGTCGCCGACAAGACCATCCTGTCCATGGCCAGGAAGCACTCGTTCGAGGGTGCGCCagaccacctcaagaacacatccTTCCAGTAA